One stretch of Caldinitratiruptor microaerophilus DNA includes these proteins:
- a CDS encoding ABC transporter ATP-binding protein — protein MARVVLRGVTKKFGEVVAVRDFNLEIEDREFVVFVGPSGCGKSTTLRMVAGLEEVTSGEIYIGDRLVNDVPPKDRDIAMVFQNYALYPHMNVYENMAFGLKLRKFPRHEIDRRVREAAAILGLENLLGRKPRELSGGQRQRVALGRAIVRNPKVFLMDEPLSNLDAKLRVQMRTELAKLHQRLQTTTIYVTHDQVEAMTMGDRIVVMKDGVIQQVAPPQELYDRPANVFVAGFIGSPAMNFLRGRIVVEGDRTVFDGGALRIHLNGALRQPAAAYAGKPVILGIRPEDIEADPAFVETHPGTRVESVVEVVEPLGSEVYLYLRAGEHNLTARVDPGLRVQDGDRLTIALNTDKVHLFDPETERAIR, from the coding sequence TTGGCCAGGGTCGTGCTCCGCGGCGTCACCAAGAAGTTCGGCGAAGTCGTGGCGGTGAGGGATTTCAACCTCGAGATCGAGGACCGGGAGTTCGTCGTGTTCGTGGGCCCATCGGGCTGCGGCAAGTCAACCACCCTGCGGATGGTCGCTGGGCTGGAGGAGGTCACGTCGGGGGAGATCTATATCGGCGACCGCCTCGTGAACGACGTGCCGCCCAAGGATCGGGACATCGCCATGGTGTTCCAGAACTACGCCCTGTATCCGCACATGAACGTGTACGAGAACATGGCCTTCGGGCTCAAGCTGCGGAAGTTCCCCCGCCACGAGATCGACCGGCGGGTGCGGGAGGCGGCCGCGATCCTGGGTCTGGAGAACCTCTTGGGGCGCAAGCCGCGTGAGCTCTCCGGTGGCCAGCGGCAGCGGGTGGCGCTCGGGCGGGCTATCGTCCGCAACCCCAAGGTGTTCCTCATGGACGAGCCCCTCTCGAACCTCGACGCGAAGCTCCGCGTGCAGATGCGGACCGAACTGGCCAAGCTGCACCAGCGGCTCCAGACGACGACCATCTACGTGACCCATGACCAGGTCGAGGCCATGACGATGGGCGACCGGATCGTGGTCATGAAGGACGGCGTGATCCAGCAGGTCGCCCCGCCCCAGGAACTGTACGACCGCCCCGCCAACGTGTTCGTGGCAGGCTTCATCGGTTCCCCCGCCATGAACTTCCTGCGGGGCCGGATCGTCGTCGAGGGCGACCGGACCGTGTTCGACGGCGGTGCGCTCCGGATCCACCTGAACGGCGCTCTCCGGCAGCCGGCGGCAGCCTACGCAGGCAAGCCGGTCATCCTGGGCATCCGCCCGGAGGACATCGAGGCCGATCCCGCGTTCGTGGAGACGCACCCCGGGACGCGTGTGGAGAGCGTGGTGGAGGTCGTGGAGCCCCTGGGCTCCGAGGTATACCTCTACCTGCGCGCGGGTGAACATAACCTCACGGCCCGCGTGGACCCCGGTCTCCGCGTGCAGGACGGCGACCGTCTCACCATCGCGCTGAACACGGACAAGGTGCACCTGTTCGACCCGGAGACGGAGCGGGCCATCCGGTAG
- a CDS encoding GNAT family N-acetyltransferase — MAISETPSFPARDPRWWRMEELLLEMRTIWFGAVPRPFHSGTLLVEPEGELVGLVDGTPEEADALVAEARRRQAYVVVTPFTQPHDLSSRLRAAGYRLVQRQGTYIYEPGDQPAPLRPARRGLIRLLRRPLPIRIEVVGEDRLPLWNRICYTAFGPRGQTEEESLREKERAFANMGPAGTWYLAYAGDEPAATAILYQGREASELLAVGTVPRFRGRGLATALVRRAIADFSRRGQGFLFLDTRPGSGPERLYAKLGFRPAYVRSIYGL; from the coding sequence GTGGCGATCTCGGAAACGCCCTCCTTCCCGGCGCGAGACCCGCGGTGGTGGCGCATGGAGGAGCTCCTCCTCGAGATGCGGACCATCTGGTTCGGCGCGGTGCCACGCCCGTTCCACTCGGGCACCCTCCTGGTGGAGCCCGAGGGGGAGCTCGTCGGGCTCGTCGACGGGACGCCCGAGGAGGCCGACGCCCTGGTGGCGGAGGCCCGACGGCGCCAGGCGTACGTGGTCGTCACCCCGTTCACCCAGCCCCATGACCTGTCCAGTCGCCTGCGCGCCGCCGGATACCGGCTGGTGCAGCGACAGGGGACCTACATCTACGAGCCCGGCGACCAGCCGGCCCCCCTCCGGCCCGCCCGGCGCGGCCTCATCCGGCTCCTGCGCCGGCCGCTGCCGATCCGGATCGAGGTCGTCGGCGAGGACCGGCTGCCGCTCTGGAACCGGATCTGTTACACTGCGTTCGGGCCCCGCGGCCAGACCGAGGAGGAGTCGCTCCGGGAGAAGGAGCGGGCCTTCGCCAACATGGGCCCGGCCGGCACCTGGTACCTGGCGTACGCGGGCGACGAGCCCGCCGCCACCGCCATCCTCTACCAGGGCCGTGAGGCCTCGGAGCTCCTCGCCGTCGGCACCGTGCCCCGGTTCCGGGGCCGCGGGCTGGCCACGGCGCTGGTGCGGCGGGCCATCGCCGATTTCTCCCGTCGCGGGCAGGGGTTCCTGTTCCTCGACACGCGGCCCGGCAGCGGGCCGGAGCGGCTCTATGCCAAGCTCGGGTTCCGGCCGGCCTACGTTCGCTCGATCTATGGCCTGTGA